CAATCTCTTGCAATCTGACAATTTTTGACCAAAACATATAAAGTAGACTAGAGAAAAAGAAACAGACACTTTGCCTGAATCGTCAATTTTAATTACTTGCTACCTAGGATACCCTATGCCAGTTCACTTTCTGTTTTCcattttctctttttcttttatgGGCacattatttttatcatttatacATTCACGGGCCTCAATAACACTATTCAATAAAATAGATTTACCGTGGGAATCTGTCTTAGAGTCCCAATAAATGTGTCACTACATTTAAGGTTGGATCCTTATAATTTGAGAATGAAGAAAAGTAGAAAACGAAGGTATGAAATGTTTGCTGGTTGATGATAGACTTTTCAGATGAAGCTTCCTTCATTTCAATCTTTACCCTAAAGTTAAGGCAGATTTCAAGCATTTTATGTGGTTAGTTATTCAAATATTTCACATTTTAAcatcccaactcttcacctaaTTAATAAATTTGTACAACACTCAATTAATTGGAATcaatgtttgtttgtttttttcctCAAGAATTTGCAGTTGTCATGACCCACATTTCATGTGATCTGCTGAGAAGTGTGATAAAAGCCCagcaatatcaatattctgttaTCATTTGGTCATGTTAGTGTAAAGAGACCGAATGTGTATGTATAAATCTTTAGATTTAATATGTGATAATCTAATTATGCTGTTTGGATTAATAATGAATTAAAAGGAATTTCTAATCATACATGGGAAATTTATAATCAGTATATAAATCAAATCTACTTTTAAAGTGAATCGAAtcgaatcaaatcaaatcaaatcaaataataatttcttTGTTTTTCATTTTGGATCTGAACTTAAGACCgagtaaaataaataaactctATTTTACAAAGAAAGAGCGGGTAAAAAGTTCACTTGTAAAAAGAAATGACCATAATGAACTATTAATTAGAATCCCTTCAAAATTGGCCTCGAAATTTCCCATTTTCTTCATTTCACTCACCAACTTTTTACTCTCTCTTTCTTTAAAGACTCCCGTGCCGTTACCGTCACATTCACAGTCCACGCCTCGCCGTTAACTCTCCTCCATCGCTTCTCCGCCGTTACCATTGATGCCATCGCCATGGTCATTGCCATCGCCGTTAAAATAACCGTCTTCATCAGGCAGTCTTTCCACGGGTGCGCACTGCACCTTATGGCGCAGCTTCCAATCCAGCGCCTGGCATGCGCGAGAGCAGTAATTCACTGCTCCGCACACCGAACACCGACGGAATTCATGCCTCCTAGTCTCGGGTCTCCCGCAACCCGTGTGTGAACAAAGACGGAGCCCCGAACCCGGAGTGTTCCCAATCTGATCCGAAAACCAATCGGCTAAAAACCGGTTGGCCGGATGAGCTTCCGGAGTTGGTACATTACACCCGAAATCACTTAGTAACGGACACCCGCTGCCAACCACGTGGCGGTGGGGATTCCACGTCAGCCACGAGGTGGGCACCACAGCGGACGGAGCCGCCGCTAGAAAGGTAGCTAACTCGCGCGCGTTGGCTTGAACTAAGAATCGGCGTCCCTCGGCGACGTTCTGCTTCACTCCATAACCATCTTGCAGGCAGTGCCCAAGTTCTCGAAGTGCGTCGACGTGGCCCAGAAACGCTGCGCGTGCACACAACGCCACGCCTGCCCGAAGGTCTTTATCGTTCTTCGAGCTGCCGCTGCCGTTGAACTGGACGATGGCGAGGGAGTAGAGCGCGGAAGCGTGAGATCCAATCGCGGCCTTCGCCATCAATGATGCACCGCTTCCTCGGTTGTGCAAACAGTAGAAACGAATCTGTGTCCGGTAATATTAATAAATCTcagtaatttattttttaaaataaataaatatagaaGTTCGCACATGCATCGAGAGTCATTAACTGCAATCTCAAACAAAATATCgtatattttatttaacattATCATCAAATCCGAAGAGAATCGCTAAAAATTTATACCAACCATGCCTAGAATGAAACAGGCTTCGATATTTCCAGCTTCAACGCATAGTTTGAGGAATCGATGAGCGGACTCCGACCAGTTTTTGGCTTTCACTTCCAGCATTTTCTGAGAGGATTTGGATAACACCAGCGAATGGAGACCTAATCCGTTTAGCCTTTTGCATCTGTTCGTAAGACAAAATAAAAT
This genomic interval from Primulina eburnea isolate SZY01 chromosome 16, ASM2296580v1, whole genome shotgun sequence contains the following:
- the LOC140816715 gene encoding F-box protein At1g67340-like, producing the protein MRTRRGLCYPKEVNMCVANNSRAVKRRKLEDVAGGDTIGCWRMLKESPQIAGGRDLFDALPDDIVLTILCKLSSTAACPADLINVLITCKRLNGLGLHSLVLSKSSQKMLEVKAKNWSESAHRFLKLCVEAGNIEACFILGMIRFYCLHNRGSGASLMAKAAIGSHASALYSLAIVQFNGSGSSKNDKDLRAGVALCARAAFLGHVDALRELGHCLQDGYGVKQNVAEGRRFLVQANARELATFLAAAPSAVVPTSWLTWNPHRHVVGSGCPLLSDFGCNVPTPEAHPANRFLADWFSDQIGNTPGSGLRLCSHTGCGRPETRRHEFRRCSVCGAVNYCSRACQALDWKLRHKVQCAPVERLPDEDGYFNGDGNDHGDGINGNGGEAMEES